TTCGTTTAATTTcataccatatttttaaaaagagacaaAGTAATTTATTGCCTAATGGACTGGAACGTGTTCTTAATCCTCGGGAATTTTCCAAGGCTAATGATAGCTTGAAGGGAGGAAGTAGGACATTTTCTACTCTCACGTACCTAAGAATGACGTAGTTCTCGTACGGATTTGATCACATCGTCATGCTGGTCAGATCCATTTTCCCGTTACCCTTATGAAAATATACTATTTGTGGTGATATTTTCTACGAATAACTATTGATTAGAGGAAAGTGAAGAATTATTGTTTGTTCAAACTActtagcaaataataaataaatctgttcGCCTATCCTTACTGTTATATTATCCATCATTATTTTGCTTCTCAGTctctaattattttaactttctcatatatgtagtatacagaaagtatagtaatcgtcaaaaaattcaaatttctttttgaagaatctccacgttctagatttccctgaattcgaaaaacgcattttcaggaaaatgtccctctgtctgtttgtgacaaagataaaaaacactttgagctagacggttgaaattagGTTtacggtctttaaaccaaatttgcaaatttcttttaaattttgagtaaaattctgTTTTGAGGAAgtcctgttcgaatataagctaacacgattattataaaacaaagagagctacaTAGATATCCTATCAAAATTTTagcgaaatccaacaaggaattgacTTTCTGTCAATCTGTACCTACTTTCAGAAAActtgcaaacgcgataactcaaaaatgcactgccttaaatatatcaaatttgatcctggattttgtaactacaagcgcaattttgtgtcatatttttgtatcaatcgGGTTGGGAATAATACAATTGAAATCCAAATTCAGATTTTGGATGCTTTTTACCACATGCCAGGTATTAACCACCCAAAACGCGCAAAAGTTGGCACGGAAGATTCAAGCAACATACTAAATTCATacgaaaagttaatatttcgtaactattgtacgccaatgccatgatGAAtctattagagagaatgcgagaagaTTACGGAGAGACCACTCCCTCTGGCTTTCTTTAGGAATTTCTTTACACTTATCATGTGACCCCCGGGGGGGGGAACCTCGAAATGacgatgagatgcttccggcatggtggttggatctcgccaccctggtgggtacactaataggtggtagatatgactcctcccatcgatgacggtacttccttcggggagttCCTTGggggactcaaccacagttcccgccaatgttgctgttgcggcggtccggtcattgagtttttatggtttaaatccgtgtggcTTCATGGCGGGtgggagagttagatggttgacttacacTTATCATGCCATTAGGAATCTTATGGTGAACGTTTAACCATTATCTGTGAAATATACGTTTATGCAACAAGTGATATACTGAAAGTGGTTTTACTAgaaataaactatattatatttcaaaatatgcttcCGATTATTACTAGAACATTCTTTGTAGCTTTCCTGCATCGGATTCTACTTTAGGGATATCTGTTTGGACTTTTCAACTTATTTCTATTCTCGCATTGATATTTTGAATGGGtgttttcatgaattaaaaatcatcattattattttttttttccaaatgataaCAGAGCGTGAACTAGTAAGAATTATTTCCAGATGTCTAGAAAAATTACCAGATGTTGCgtgaataaatgaaacttttctaTTTCGTTTTCAGGCGTATAATGATGCCAAAactataataagaattttaaagcaatctttcaaataatatctCTTTTGTAGCGAATAAAGAATTCAACATGAAAGagtaacattatttatataaaacgaattaaataaaagttactactatccttctttttaatcaaaatggaTTATTTGCTTACAATGAAAACGTGTAAGTAAGTAGATTACGAAATGTGCactgatatattatttaatctattgaatCTCGTTTTTGTTGATACTATTAACtctttttctattcaaaacaGCGCTTAAACAAGCTACCGTGTCAAGGTTGTTGAGTTTATTCAACTTCAAGCAGAAAGTGATTCAAGAAAAAACACCTGGCAATGTTGTTAGAATTGGATCGCCAAATAAGCCAGATGTACGCTTGtttctttgctttttaaaattatgtgtttcACTAAGTTGAATTTGATTTAGAATGTTCTCGTGAGAACTTTTCAGACAATGGATTAAACGAGTAATTtccgtttcaaaaatttaagttcgatgatgaaattgtataaaataaactgTAGGTTTGGATTTGACATAGATTAGGACGTTAAGTTTAACTATTAGAATTGAATAGTTGATTGCAGGAAACGATTAGTCAAGTTTTGTAATGGACTTGCGAAACGAAATcattattttgtcaatttttttttaattcttagcttTTGTGGCACACTAATAAAGGTATTTAATCTGACTTATATTTTgctttgtacttaaaaaaaatatttgattgattatgtTAAATGCAGGCCTTTTCTTAATATTGTTTCCAGCTTTTCCCAACTTATGAATAGGAAGATTTTATTTGTTACTCTATTTTTTACGAGATTCTGCACATTTTAAATGATTACAAATTTGcgtttttatatatgcattaaaaagtaCTTATCTCTCTTAGAATCTTGATCTGTCGTCATAAAATGTCATTATTCTTTAtacgatttaatttaattatcattttttaattacagtattaTTTACAAAAGATAGGTTTGATATGCGAAAAAACGAGTAATTGctctcattttctttcatttgatgaaggaaaaaaaaactttataaccTCCCAAAAATTGATTGATCTCATATTGACTAATCTCTACACATTAATTGATATCATATTGACTAATTTCTACACATTAATTGATCTTATATTGACTAATCTCTGTACATTGATTGATCTCAAATTGACTAcatattgattgaaaatttctgcattttatacTTCTGCAAGTTCgaagaaacatttttagaatttcatatttagtaAGTTTTGCTATCTGCGAAAGCAATGAACGCTTTATTTGCAATGTGATTTTTACTCAAATATTCCAAATCTATATAAAAACTTCGGCGAAGTGTGTATGTGAATACGATTCCAAAATACAGCGaacaagaaaaatagaatttgatgTGAGTTCTTGATACCGAAATTACATATATTCGTatcgataaataaaatgatatcgataacaaaaaaagatttcagatctttcaaaataaaaagaaagttaaaaatccACCAGAGATGAACAACAACAATGAATAACTGAAAATCCAATTTGCATACTTTATTCTCAAAGTGATTAAAATAGTAAATGCAAAACACGTCTTACTgctgaagtattaaaaaaataggaatgaaacCCTTGACTTATTTGGACTTTGAAAAGTCAAGATCTAGACGTTTTCCCTTTAATATAATAATCCTTCCGGTTCTTGAAATTGTTTACTACAGAGATTTCAAAATCACCATAAATATTTAGCGACTTTGACAACCTGATCGTTCATATAAAAAAgtacttctgttttatttcaataaaatattttatttataattactcgTGATACCGtcggcaaaataattttaagcttcaaattgtgaaaattcataaaaattgtgttattttaattaatttatacctttttttgtgtatattaaaattcttaagggAATTCCAAGAtgtcattattaaaaagataattcaattaagatgtctaaataatttatttgatattctatGTTATCTTTTCGGGTAATGAAATTCCATCTTCTGTTTCTTAATAATTAGTAGAATATTTAGAAGTAGAATATCCATAGCTTTCAACAGTGGGCTGTAGTTATGCATTTTGGGGGACTTGATAACCTAAATTCGatgaaaatgtacatttttgaattttgtatttttaaatttatctctgaACTTCTGCCTGAATTCTCGGAAAATTTCAAAAGGATCCGACAGACATTTTGCGAAAAACAAACTCATTTCTACAGACGCGATATCTAGAGCCACACCCTActctttcaaagttttattttatatttttattgaaaaggtgctaattttattttactttcaaaaaagtaaaggacTTTTCTGGAAACATTATTCAATATTACTAAACTGAATGTTCGTTTGAAAATCTGATAATTCCACTAGTCTTTCTTTGTTAAATGCCCGTAAACtttggacattttttgaaaagaaaatcagctttttcaaaattgcaatatAATGTATTTCCTACTTTAATTCTGATAGATTTGAAAATGccacaatttaaaagaaatacgcattatttttttttgtgaatgtcAAGagtaagagaatttttttatgaatggcGTAAATAAGATTCGTCAAATGAATTGTCAGATTCGTAAATGGCACTGAAATTAATGACTTTATGTGTGTGTgtcactaaaaaattttaattttaacagagGTTAATTTACATCTACTTTTTGAAACACAGTTTTGTTTGATGCAAAAAATAgtgatcaaaaaatttttatagattttttttaagtctattcatattcgaatatttcttcaagaaactgtttgtttcaaatgtttttttaattatattttatttaaatgaatttacaattattattaagtattaatgcacattgatgcaaaaaaaaagaataatttcctaAATACTGTGACTATAAAacatgtgaataaatattttttttttaaatttatcttttttttcaaattatagctaagttaaattaaagaaattggtaattataaaaacaataaaatcttataaaatcttacattcttgtttaaaaatgtttgtttattgttGAGAAAAATAACTGGTTTAATGTACCCTACATTAGGTGCATTATTACTGTGTAGAATCTTTAAACCTTTTTTTGAAATCATGTTTACTATAAAATGATAgcagtcaaaaatatttcattaaaactgcttgaaattttttttgtgaattcaGAAATATCAAGTTAATTAAGTAggcattgattatttaaaattttgattaatttgattaatttaaaattttgattggaattttattttttaaattgggaaAGTGAAAAAACAATCTGATAGTTTTCTCCAAATCACAaaacttttatgtaaatattttttttttactttgaaacaaatttaggTACCCAAAATCGGATGTTCAATtcctttaaattcattaaaaaaattcttttaaattttttttcagaaaatattagaaattgaggCAGAAGaaggattttatataaaaagtaatttttaaagaaaatttaaaaaaaattaactttaaatttctgaaaagaaaatttcctagAAACGTAAAATTTCTGAACATTTCacattaaacttcaaaaaagaagatattttggaaattatagaaaaaaaaaaaatgtttgggttcgggcttaaatatttaataaaaaaaatgaaaatagtttgaatttgaCTGTAGCAATGAAATATACTATCTAAAgttatcaaaaacatatttttaaaaatttggcaaaattcagaaaaaaatttcttgcttatCAAACCATATGTATGTGAATGAAATTCCAGAAAATactattgttgaaattttttaatattaaattaaatgtatcattatgaagatatttttaaaatggagtaaaaactgtataataatgttttaaagagTTATTGCAGGAAAAcaccattttatatttaattagctCTTCAAAGAAATCTCCAAGGTGcatttttcttctgttaaaaCTATATCAAAATTTGGTAACTCAAAGCACTGTAGTTCTATAGAAACTGCCaccacatacatacatacatgcatgcattctaatttattattaatcacggtaattttaaagtaaatattcagaaatgtaaGCCTGCCGGTCTTggcataaagtttaaaaaaatttaatttttggagaatattttaatatattaattattttatatcttaatataattattaaatatactaatTATCATGATTAGTATTGAtagtcaataaataattaaatttaataattattttaattccagtgtgattaatttttaaaacatgcatcGATTTGGTTTAGTTTGATTTTGTGgtgttttttggcgcaaaagccatatctggTCATACTGCGCCAAAACATGCATCGAAGATGGACGTAGAGATATGCTTCATTATGTTAGGTCTAATTACTAAAATGTGTGATTTGTATATACACATTCAAAACCTTTACTTTAAGAGTATACGAAGGTGAGCAGTGGTAAAAGGGGAATTATGCTGCAACCCGCACCTCCCTATAGTTAATAAAAGCAATGTCTGACAAATTTATTACTTTGAGTTTACACTTTACTTGACaaatttattactacaaatttattatttactttattattctaaaaaggGAAGAACTACTCCTAATGAACAAGAACAAGAATTACCCATAATGGACAAGTTCAATTCATAGAGGATagttctaaaagtttttttatgagtgttctaaagatttctttttcaacaTCGAAAAGCAGTTAAAAAGTTGTTTCAGAATTTGTCGTGTTTATAATTTAAGTTGATTTTCTTACCTCTTTCATATATGCAGGTTAAATTTTGCGTAGTaagaattcttttaagaatttaaatggtaTTCAAATTTCCAGGGAACTTTATCGCGACATTTAAGTAAAATCATCAAGAATAGATTAACAGAGATTTATAGGCCATTGTTTCAAAGTTacaaaaagttttgattaaaaaaaaataaaagataacacTCACACTCCGAAATATTATCTTCGCCTTTATGATGAGAATTAGTAAAAGATACATTTGTGattatgaagataaattttatccatattccGAGCCCAAAATCTTTCTTACTGACaaagatacattaaaaaatttaggaacttcaaatgcttttcttCCAAGTTCAACCTCTGGTAATATCAAGATCTagcaaacttttaaattaaaaaaagtattctagaaaataaacaaatgtatgcATTTGGcataaaatgtatatacatttatttaggatttcattttcctaaaaataaacctctttttccaaattttgaaattttatatcctactgtataaattaatttctttagtttatttagaaaccacataattattttttgttttaagattatTACTTTACTTCTATGAGAATAGTGAGTTTAAcgttttgaagaattcattttatgattGAATAAGTTCTCTAAGATTGCTAAATTTGCTAACCTACCAAAAAAGATTATaagacaaaatataaatcataaattttttcaattctgtattaaataaataaatatctgaaaacttttctaggaataattttctttattaataactattgaatttttttactttttgttaaagctttgttaaaataataaacattccaTTTTTAATCAGAGACTGATTTCAACTAGAAGTAAAGTTAAACTCctaattttccttttctaaaaatttcttatctttttttttgtttgaaaataagacTGAATGGTTCagataattttgcataatttttttaattaattattacattgtaTCGTGAATTACCTGTTGTGGACAGACTACAAATAGTTTGATTTTGGATGAGGGATTACACATACCTAGGTGTAGATTTAAATAGTAAATCTGTAATTGATCAAGTGATAGCATATTCTATATCGGGGAAATTAGACATTTTGCAGCTCCAAATAATGCATAAGTCTACTTTTCAATAactgaacaatttattttcaatttttaacatataactTAATCggaatgttaatgatttatttaatttaattttttttattttcacgaatttttcaaaaatatatattttataatatgtatattatggaaaaaataattacagtaatgaatatttttcaaataatttacgaTAATTACTATTTAAACATTCCCTTTCTAACAATACCAATTAATTATCATGAATGATTATATagaaatcataaaattgaaacaaatataatataaaaaattattttacaggacCTGTAAGGGGGACTAAAATATagacaataattaatattctaatatatgaTAACCACACTGGTTACTCCGCATCGCATAATTAAGGTTTTTGGATTAAATCAGATTGACCAGGACCACCGAGGCAGCAAGCGAGAACTAAGGGCCATCAcggtcacggtacaacctttcctgTGTGAAACATATCCCGTCATCGACAGGAGGTAGCCGATCTTCATCATTTCTGAACCAGGTGTCAAGATTGAAACAACATATAGGAAGTTTATCTTCCTTATTTCTGAGTTGCCTCCAATTTAGTGTATATCTATGATCcttatactttataatttaaaaataagtaattcctacaaatttatttatttgataattagacttataatatttttactgtttttttatttatttatttataaaattaataatatttttaagcttatatatttttatatcccGCAAACTCTACCAATTTTTCTAGTCTGAATAGTTAGAAATTCCTCTTTAAGGTtccattttgtattttgttttttcgaTTAATTATATTCTCACTGAAGCTTACGACTTTTCTAAAATTAGgtttgatgtaaaaaaataatctacaaggtaaaattttgagtaatttcATGGCTCACagcaaagattataaaaaatatttttgggaatcTTTTAGAATATCATAtgttttatacttcaaaaatgaacTATATCAAATCCATCTCATGAACACAATGAAGGTGAAACAcaattatagatataaaatcttttatttacatcACTAAGTTCcatgcaaataaattaaagtaataagtgccctgaagaacaaaatattttccaactaTAAGCACGaaaagcattcaatttttttttctcttacagagtttttaaaacgcaaataaagaagaaaaaagaaaccaaCTGCAAAAGCCATAAAACAAgtagaaagctttttttttccattttcttgatAGAGATTCATCGTCACATATTTGTACAGAATGATGGGAAGTGAGCGCTTAGATCACAGTTTCAGTTTGCCAAAATCtacaataagagaaaaaaaagaataatgagaaagaataagaaataaaaaaagaacaataatgaGAATTGTTGGCAAAACTGTTGGTAAATGATTGGTAAAACTAATTTAATCTTTACTGTATTCCTAATAATGAAGACGATTaagcagaataataaaaaaattaattaagtaaaatatttttttttttgcaaaaaacacactttattaattgcaaaaaagtataaatatttattttaactattttctcgTTTTTATCCATaagtatgtattttaattttataagtattatgggatcatgaaattatttcattatcagaTTCAATACCAGATGGTGCCACTAATATgggaacaaaatttaattaaataattcctaaTTAAGTTATAAAAGCAATTCAATAGAGCAAAGTCAAGAAGGTATTAGTATGTAATAGTACAAAAATCTAATGCATCAAGAAGTGAACataaatttgtttagaaaagtatataaacaagtataaaaaaatcattttaaataaatgtacatgGATGTAATATTAGCAACATTATCCATAGTATATAGTAACatagtaataaattaaagaatattagaaagtgattaacaaattctttattacaagatatgaaaacagaaatagaTTATAGTAACATTACCTATACTGTATAGTAAAGAATATTGTAATATGAATGACAAATACTTCATTCTAAgtcataaaaatagaattagaGCTGGAAATAGAGAATAgaaatagatgatttttaaaatgaagctaTTATGCCTATAGTGTAttataaggaatataaaaaaaggtgtaaaatgtgtGAAGTATAagaactttgtttaaaaaatagagCTACTAAGTCTATATTGTTTAATAAGGCATATATAATTGAGTTGCAAAGTCTACAGCATATactaaggaatataaaaatagagTTATATTGCTTATAGTGTGCGAGCCAATTAATAGAAAAGGATGAGATGCTTCACAACTTTACTGAAATTTGATTCTTTATGACTTAAATGACTTAAAGAAGCAATACATATTACTCcataattcatttcatataaattcattgtgataataaatttgttttatccaTATGATTGATAATCAAACTcaacaacttatttttattcttagatatgcTTCCTTCAGGGAATAAACAGATTAGGCTTTCTATTgttgaaatcaataaaacaacTAAACATAATTTCACCGaatctttctttatatttgttatttgtaaataaaattggtCTGGAGACTTCCCATTGGTTAATAGTGGTGAACTAACCCAAAAATATGGAGCATTGATAtgtttttaagtagaattttagtATAGGTacatttcattcaatataatGTACTTTATTACAATGcgttttacatcaaattttataactgatAATAGATAAGATAATGTAATATCTTATCACAACATGAACTgttagataataaaaatgttcctcataaaataataattaaaatctgttaATAACAAAGACGAAAGATGTCTAATTTTCTACATCAgtattggaaatttaaaagaaaacaaaatttccaaTAAGTGCAATTCATATTAGAATTATAGATTGGGAGTAACAATTGCCAAGTAAATTCAAGTAACATTTAAGttgggaaaaattttaaagaatgcttaTTTAAGTTGGCAATTACATTGTAATAGTTGATACATACTCTGCCAATGACAAAAATACCAGTATATAAGCAATACTTACATAAGATATGGATAACCTTAATGGAGGAGAGCCTTGCCAAATCCAAGATGGCCGTATCCAAGTCCAAGATGGCCATATCCAAGTCCGAATGCACCAGCGTGTCCATAAGCAAGAGCAGGAGCTGCAACAGCCAATGGAGCAGCTACGGCAGCAGCTGGGGCTACATGGTTGACGACTGGGGCAACGGGTCCGGCGTAGGGACTGGCAATAAGGGCAGCTGCTGGGGCGCTGGCGGCGGTTCCAGGTTCGTTGGTCTTGACGGTGGCTCGGAATCCAAGACCATCAGCGACGTAGTCGACTCGTCGGGCTCGTCCGTCGATGTCAGCAATGGTGTAGGTTCCCTTCTTATTTCCATGGGCATCTCCTACTTCAGCTCGGGAGTTGCTGGCACCAAGACCGTCCTGGATTCCATAGTTGAAAGCGTAGTTGCCAAAAGCCTAATTacgaaggaaaataaattaatcctaATCACGAAGGGAAACTTAATgacgtatttaaattttttaaattcaatcatgGAGTTTAGGAGCAATGATTAGTATATCAACATGGACTTACATCTTGAGTTTGAGCTCTGTTGCTGACTCCAGTGCTGAGTAGAGCACCATGTCCCAAAAGAAGAGATGCATGGGCTGCTGCAAGGACAGCAAAGAGGATGGCGACCTAAtgtcatgaaaataaaatgcatgaaataactgatataatgaaatactaaatgaaaaattcagaaaataacttttattttgcattgatgttatttaacttcattttagtAATCTGACTTTCTCCGTTTATTTTTTGAGACGAGTATGGCACTTCTTGGCCAGTATTGGTCtttgcaacagaaaaaaaattctatgaaccGACcaatcaatcatttattttttgatttataacgTAGAAGAAACTCCAAATTATCAAATTGTGCAGAAGTTTTCCAACAAAATGTGATTTGAAATACTGTTTTAAGAATCATGGTTTTACAATAAAACACTTGTTATTTTAACAGCTgttactattttcattatttcaaatattttaacataagatattcttttaatattgaaagCTAAAGTAGAAAAGTCCtgattattttctgttaatggaaattttattacaGTGAAAGACAATACACATTTAAAAAGCAGATAATTTGGTCAgatgcattatttaataataattaaactaggACAGTTCATATGCATCTAAAACAGAACAGGAGAAAGGCTTTTAAAATAGAGCAACCCTTCTGTCtatgacattttgatatttaaaaata
The Argiope bruennichi chromosome 6, qqArgBrue1.1, whole genome shotgun sequence DNA segment above includes these coding regions:
- the LOC129972575 gene encoding adult-specific rigid cuticular protein 15.7-like is translated as MIAKVAILFAVLAAAHASLLLGHGALLSTGVSNRAQTQDAFGNYAFNYGIQDGLGASNSRAEVGDAHGNKKGTYTIADIDGRARRVDYVADGLGFRATVKTNEPGTAASAPAAALIASPYAGPVAPVVNHVAPAAAVAAPLAVAAPALAYGHAGAFGLGYGHLGLGYGHLGFGKALLH